A DNA window from Chelativorans sp. AA-79 contains the following coding sequences:
- a CDS encoding ABC transporter permease produces the protein MSVFLTTWRAQPVLVVLALLWVVLLAAIALLQPQILNSHTFTSILQFASILALVSLGQSLIILAGGAGIDLSVGGNVSLSAVLTMMAIAGGLDGAWMPALCVAIGGALGLANGILVTRLGFYPLIVTLGTFYVYSGVALALTGGAAIPGVPAWSLPWGRGSLGPVPWPFLTLVLPGFLLAFLVLSFTSWGRWIYAMGFNERSARLVGIPVDRVRVLLYTLGGMLSGLAALISLAWLGSARPNVGVNLELESLTAAMLGGVAIFGGRGHVFGVFAAVVLLVTLKTAMLQMGFNTVLQVGVVGLLLILVLLADRLSQTRG, from the coding sequence ATGAGCGTGTTCCTCACAACCTGGCGCGCCCAGCCCGTGCTGGTCGTCCTCGCCCTCCTGTGGGTGGTGCTGCTTGCGGCGATCGCACTCCTTCAGCCGCAGATTCTGAATTCCCATACCTTCACCAGCATCCTTCAATTCGCGTCCATCCTGGCGCTGGTGTCGCTCGGCCAGTCCCTCATCATCCTGGCCGGCGGCGCAGGCATCGACCTTTCGGTCGGCGGCAACGTGTCGCTGTCCGCCGTTCTGACGATGATGGCGATCGCTGGTGGCCTCGACGGTGCCTGGATGCCGGCGCTGTGCGTGGCAATCGGCGGTGCGCTGGGCCTTGCCAACGGCATCCTGGTCACGCGACTCGGCTTCTACCCACTGATCGTGACGCTGGGTACTTTTTACGTCTATTCCGGCGTCGCGCTGGCGCTCACCGGCGGCGCCGCCATTCCCGGAGTGCCCGCATGGTCCCTGCCCTGGGGGCGCGGCTCCCTGGGACCAGTCCCATGGCCTTTCCTGACGCTCGTGCTGCCCGGCTTCCTCCTGGCATTCCTGGTCTTGTCCTTCACCTCGTGGGGCCGCTGGATATACGCCATGGGGTTCAACGAGCGCTCCGCACGCCTCGTCGGGATTCCGGTCGATCGCGTCCGCGTGCTGCTCTACACGCTGGGCGGCATGCTCAGTGGGCTTGCCGCACTCATCTCTCTGGCTTGGCTCGGCAGTGCCCGGCCCAATGTCGGCGTCAATCTCGAACTGGAGTCGCTGACAGCCGCAATGCTCGGCGGCGTCGCCATCTTCGGCGGAAGGGGCCATGTGTTCGGCGTTTTCGCCGCGGTGGTCCTTCTGGTCACACTCAAGACCGCCATGCTGCAGATGGGCTTCAACACGGTGCTGCAGGTCGGCGTCGTGGGTCTGCTCCTCATCCTGGTCCTGCTCGCCGACCGCTTGTCTCAAACCCGGGGGTAG
- a CDS encoding autoinducer 2 ABC transporter substrate-binding protein, whose product MLKFLKILVSASALAVLSTGALAQDKPRVAFVPQLVGIPYFNAMEEGGNRAAEELGVEFIYSGPVDTNPIDQLQIVQNLIAQGVEAISVSVLDASSIAPVVEQARQQNIHIYTSDSDAPDSGRAVYVAQATDQGLGYTIIDELVSRVDEDAKIGIVSGEATASNLNAWIGFMQERVAERYPNVTLLEPQFAGGTAQRAAQIATDMMASNPDLKGIVAVASTTCPGVAQAIETSNKIGEVVGTGYCSPNTARSYIKSGAFGFSVLWDPAQLGYLTVWAGKQLIDGKGFEAENTVPGFDEPVTYDAETGVLLLGAPAVFTAENVDNFDF is encoded by the coding sequence ATGTTGAAGTTCCTGAAAATACTGGTCTCGGCCTCCGCCCTTGCCGTTCTTTCGACCGGCGCCCTCGCCCAGGACAAGCCGCGCGTCGCCTTCGTACCGCAGCTCGTGGGCATCCCCTACTTCAATGCCATGGAAGAAGGCGGCAACCGGGCTGCCGAAGAACTCGGCGTCGAGTTCATCTATTCCGGCCCCGTCGACACCAACCCGATCGACCAGTTGCAAATCGTTCAAAACCTGATCGCGCAGGGCGTGGAGGCGATCTCCGTCAGCGTGCTGGATGCATCGAGCATCGCGCCGGTCGTTGAGCAGGCGCGGCAGCAGAACATCCATATCTACACCAGCGACAGCGATGCGCCCGACAGCGGACGCGCCGTCTACGTGGCACAAGCGACCGACCAGGGTCTCGGCTATACGATCATCGACGAGCTCGTGTCGCGCGTCGACGAGGACGCGAAGATCGGCATCGTATCCGGCGAGGCGACGGCTTCCAACCTCAATGCCTGGATCGGCTTCATGCAGGAACGGGTGGCCGAGCGCTACCCGAACGTGACGCTGCTCGAGCCGCAATTCGCCGGCGGCACCGCCCAGCGTGCGGCTCAGATCGCGACGGACATGATGGCCTCCAACCCGGACCTGAAGGGCATCGTCGCCGTCGCCTCCACCACCTGCCCCGGCGTTGCGCAGGCCATCGAGACCTCCAACAAGATCGGCGAGGTCGTGGGTACCGGCTATTGCAGCCCGAACACCGCCCGCTCCTACATCAAGAGCGGTGCTTTCGGCTTCTCCGTCCTGTGGGATCCCGCACAGCTCGGCTATCTCACGGTCTGGGCGGGCAAGCAGCTCATCGACGGAAAGGGCTTCGAGGCGGAGAATACGGTTCCTGGCTTTGACGAGCCGGTTACCTACGACGCCGAGACGGGCGTTCTCCTCCTGGGCGCTCCGGCCGTCTTCACGGCGGAGAACGTCGACAATTTCGACTTCTGA
- a CDS encoding ATP-binding cassette domain-containing protein translates to MPAPLLTARDITKRFGALTALQSVDLDIRAGEVLALLGDNGAGKSTFIKILAGAHTQTEGELRMEGRLVSFSSPKDAAEAGIATIFQELALSENLSISENVFLGRELTHRVVGLPMLRRRAMRERVAELLEELDAHISDPTAPVGSLSGGQRQAVAICRALNLNAKLVIMDEPTAALAVAETRKVLALTRRLAERGCAVVLISHNISDVFEVADRMVVFRRGRKIAERERAATNPEEIVSFITGAHPDVRALEQANQ, encoded by the coding sequence TTGCCTGCTCCCCTCCTCACCGCGCGCGACATCACCAAGCGTTTCGGGGCGCTCACGGCTCTGCAGAGTGTCGATCTCGACATCAGGGCCGGTGAGGTCCTCGCCCTCCTCGGTGACAACGGAGCGGGAAAATCGACCTTCATCAAGATCCTTGCCGGCGCCCACACGCAGACGGAGGGAGAACTGCGCATGGAAGGGCGGCTCGTCTCCTTCTCCTCCCCCAAGGATGCGGCGGAAGCAGGTATCGCCACGATCTTCCAGGAGCTTGCGCTTTCGGAAAACCTCTCCATCTCAGAGAACGTGTTTCTCGGGCGTGAGCTGACCCACCGCGTTGTCGGCCTTCCGATGCTGCGCCGCCGCGCCATGCGCGAACGCGTCGCCGAACTGCTCGAGGAACTCGACGCGCATATTTCCGACCCGACCGCGCCCGTCGGGTCGCTCTCCGGCGGCCAAAGGCAGGCCGTGGCGATCTGTCGGGCGCTCAATCTCAATGCCAAGCTCGTCATCATGGACGAGCCGACGGCCGCGCTCGCCGTGGCCGAGACCCGCAAGGTACTCGCGCTCACGCGGCGGCTCGCCGAGCGCGGATGCGCGGTCGTGCTCATCAGCCACAATATCTCCGATGTCTTCGAGGTCGCCGACCGGATGGTCGTCTTCAGGCGTGGCCGGAAGATCGCCGAGCGCGAGCGCGCGGCGACGAATCCCGAGGAGATCGTCTCCTTCATAACGGGCGCGCATCCTGACGTACGGGCGCTCGAACAAGCCAATCAATAA
- a CDS encoding ABC transporter permease — MNLRSMPALSSREVTLAAACLAAILIFWLVSPHFGTVANLSTILRNSVELLLIGLGMTLLLAMGGIDVSVGVAMGLAAIAVGQVLAGNGPTAAAALAGPLTGAALGIITASVVVLGRIPPIVATLGLFGVFRTAIFLWLGGQWLSGLPTDLTALVSTHILGVPLTAWIIAAAYLATWFALRRTPFGPHLLAIGNSEAKARLSGISVRKVQFSAFVISGALCGLAATFYVATYRNVEMTIGSTLALEAIAAVVLGGTSILGGRCSLVGTVLGVLLIRILQNGLLLVGVPSLWQTVVTGGLLLAVLCLDAFSGRLSLPVPGRRPA, encoded by the coding sequence ATGAACCTGCGCAGCATGCCCGCGCTCAGCAGCCGCGAAGTCACCCTCGCGGCTGCATGTTTGGCGGCCATCCTGATCTTCTGGCTCGTTTCGCCTCACTTCGGAACGGTTGCCAACCTGTCCACGATCCTGCGCAACAGCGTGGAACTCCTGCTGATCGGGCTCGGCATGACACTTCTGCTGGCGATGGGTGGCATCGACGTGTCTGTCGGGGTGGCCATGGGGCTCGCCGCCATCGCCGTCGGCCAGGTGCTCGCGGGCAATGGCCCGACGGCGGCGGCCGCACTTGCGGGTCCTTTGACCGGAGCAGCCCTCGGCATCATCACCGCTTCCGTGGTCGTGCTTGGCCGCATACCGCCCATCGTCGCGACCCTCGGCCTGTTCGGCGTCTTCCGGACAGCGATTTTTCTCTGGCTCGGCGGACAATGGCTCTCCGGCCTGCCGACGGACCTCACCGCGCTGGTATCCACCCACATCCTTGGTGTTCCGCTGACCGCGTGGATCATAGCGGCAGCCTATCTGGCCACCTGGTTTGCGCTGCGGCGCACGCCTTTCGGACCGCACCTCCTGGCGATCGGAAACTCTGAAGCCAAGGCGCGACTCTCCGGCATATCGGTCAGAAAAGTCCAATTCTCCGCCTTCGTGATCAGCGGAGCCCTCTGCGGGCTTGCGGCCACTTTCTATGTCGCAACCTATCGCAATGTGGAAATGACGATCGGAAGCACTCTGGCGCTTGAGGCCATCGCTGCAGTGGTGCTCGGAGGAACGAGCATCCTGGGCGGCCGCTGCAGCCTTGTCGGCACGGTCCTCGGCGTCCTCCTCATCCGCATTCTCCAGAACGGGCTCCTTCTCGTCGGCGTCCCGTCGCTTTGGCAGACCGTGGTGACCGGCGGGCTGCTCCTCGCGGTCCTGTGCCTCGATGCCTTTTCCGGGCGGCTGAGCCTCCCGGTCCCCGGACGGAGGCCCGCATGA